The region CCATCGGCGAAGTGAATCACCCGATCAGCCATGCCTGCCTGGCTGGCGGCGTGGGTGACGATCAGGACCGTGGCGCCCAGCTTCTCGTTGACGTTTTTCAGCACATTGAGCACTGCGCGCCCGGTCTTGCTGTCAAGTGCGCCGGTGGGTTCGTCGCAAAACAGCACCGTAGGATTCTTGGCGACGGCGCGCGCGATGGCCACGCGCTGTTGTTCGCCGCCCGAGAGCTGCGCGGGGAAATGATCAACCCGCTCGCGCAGGCCGACCATTGCGAGGGCTTCGTCGGGATCCATCGGATCGCGGGCGATCTCGGTAACAAGCTCGACGTTTTCGCGCGCGGTGAGGCTGGGCATCAGGTTGTAGAATTGAAACACGAAGCCAACGTGATCGCGCCGGTAGCGGGTCAGTTGTTTGTCGGTCATTCCGCTGAGGTTCTGGTCCTGAAAGTAGGCCTCTCCCTCGGAGGCGCGGTCGAGTCCGCCAATAATGTTCAGCAAGGTGGATTTGCCGCTGCCGGAAGGGCCGAGCAACACCACGATCTCGCCCTCGGGAATATCCAGATCGACACCTCTCAGGGCATGAACGGCCGAGCGACCTTCACCATAGACCTTGGTCAGTCCCTTGGTTGAAAATGTGGTCTTGCTCATGCCATGCTCGCATATATGCCGTTCAAGTATTGCTGAACGTACTGGACGGGTGCGGGGTTGAAAACTGTCTTGTCAACACCGTACCACGTAGGAGACGTTGGGTGAACAAGGTCAAAAGGACAGCCGCCGCAGAGTCGGCACGAGCGGACTTCATCGAGAAGATTGGCGTGATTGCGCAATCCGAGGGGGTGCCACGTATAGCGGGCCGGGTTCTGGCCATGTTGCTTTATGATGGAGAGCGGGTCTCCTTCGGGCAGCTTGCAGATGCCTTGCAGGTCAGCCGGGGTAGCGTCAGTTCAAGCGTGCGATTGCTTGAAAGCCAGCAGTTGATCAAGCGCGTGGCCAAGCCGGGCGACCGGCAGGATTATTTCCAGATGGTTGAAAGTGCGTTCGCCAACATGGTTGAGGCGTCAGTGACGCGTGTTCGTCGTGCAGCTGCTGAAATCGAAGAGTCCCTGAAAGATATTCCTGCGTCGGAGAAAGGCGCGCGCGCGCGCGTTGCCGAGTATGCTGCCTATTACCGCGCGATGGGTGACGGATTGGAAGCGACAGCAAGAGCGCTGCGCAAACAGAGCTGACTTGCGGACTGAGCATTGGCCCATGTGTGGACTAGGTGGATCGCAGCCTGCACTCTGGCGTGGATCGCTCTCGGCTGGTCTGTCGCCAGTCGCGCTCAGTCAGACATGATGGAGAGCGGGTCGCATCTCATTGCATGTTCCGATCAGCGGCTAGACCTTGCGGTGGGTGCGGTGGACAAGGCCGTGGCGGTGATGTCTGGTCCGGCGGTGGGGGATATTGGCCAAAAAGCGGTGCAACATTTTGGGTCTGGTGCAACAACGTATTGCAGCACCGGCTATAAAGAGGGCAAACAGCGCCGAAATCGAGGAAAACGGAAAATATGTCTGAGCACGCGGAGCGAACAAAACAAGTGAACACGCGCATCCGGCGGGCAGCGCGGCTTTCCGTGGCACCCATGATGGATTGGACGGATAGGCATTGCCGCTTTCTGCATCGGTTGTTGAGCCGCGAGGTATTGCTCTATTCGGAAATGGTGACGGCTGCGGCTCTGGTAAGGGGCGGTGCGGTGCATCTGTTGGGGTTTTCGCAAGAAGAACAACCTTTGGCACTGCAATTGGGCGGATCGGACCCCGGTGAGTTGGCACAAGCCGCACGAATGGCGGAGCGGGCGGGGTATGGCGAGATCAACCTCAATGTGGGCTGCCCCAGTGACCGGGTGCAATCGGGGACCTTTGGTGCAGTGTTGATGCGCGATCCCGATCTGGTGGCGCGCTGTTGTGACGCGATGCGCGACGCAGTTGATGTTGAGATCACCGTGAAATGCCGCATCGGCGTGGACGACCAAGTCCCGTCCACGGTGTTGCCTGATTTCATCGAAAGGGTTGCGGCGGTGGGTGTGAACCGCTTTGCAATCCATGCGCGCAAGGCGTGGCTTGAGGGGCTAAGCCCCAAGGAAAACCGCGATGTTCCGCCGCTGGACTATGACCTGGTGCTGGCGATAAAGGCGCGCTTTCCAGAGCTGCACCTGTCGGTCAATGGCGGGATAGAGACGCTGGACCAAGCCAAGGTGTTTCTGGACAAGGGAATGGACGGGGTAATGATTGGCAGGGCGGCATATCATCAACCTGCGGATATACTTGCCCGGGCAGATGCCGAGATATTCGGGATCAAGACGCCCCCGGCCGATCCGGTCGAGGTGGCGCGTAAGATGCTGCCTTATATCGAGGCACATTTGGCGCAGGGGGGGAAGCTGGCGCAGGTGACGCGGCACATGCTCGGGCTTTTCTCAGGGCGACCGGGCGCGCGGGCATGGCGTCGGGTATTGTCGGAAGGGGCGCATCGAAATGGGGCCGGGCCAGAATTGGTGGAAGCCGCGTTGGAGCAGATCACCGGCATGCGTGGCGCCGCATGAGCTTGCAATGGCTTGCCTTTGCCCGCAAGGAATGCTGAGTGGGTGGGCAAGACCAAGGGGAATTGAACATGTCGGAGATCTCGTTACTCGTCGCCATGGCGGGGTTGCTGGTGGTGATCGGAGGGATTGCCGGGGTTCTCGCGGGGCTTTTGGGGGTTGGTGGCGGGATCGTATTGGTGCCAGCGTTTTTTTATGCGTTTCAAACGCTTGGATATGACGGCCCCCAACTGATGCAGATCTGTCTGGCGACATCTCTGGCAACGATCATTGTCACTTCGGTGCGATCCGTCTTGAGCCACAACAAGAAGGGCGCGGTGGAATGGTCGATCCTGCGCGGCTGGGCTCCGGGAATTGTGGTGGGCGCGATATTGGGCATGCTGGTAGCGTCAAGCCTTCGGTCATCGACGTTGCAGGCCATCTTCGGCGTGCTGGGCTTGATCGTCGCGTTCTATCTGGCTTTTGGGCGACAATATTGGCGGCTGGGCGAAGAAATGCCCAAGGGGGTGGCGCGGGCGGCTATGTCTCCGGCGCTTGGCTTTATGTCGGTGCTAATGGGAATCGGGGGAGGGAGTTTTGGTGTTCCCGTCATGAGCCTGTACGGCACACCGATTCATCGGGCGGTGGCAACGGCGGCGGGGTTTGGCGTGATTATTGCGGTGCCCTCGGTGATCGGGTTTCTGTTTCTGCGGGTCGATCCGGCTGTGCGCCCACCGCTGACCATAGGCGCAGTGAACCTTGTCGCGTTTGCCATTGTTGTCACCATGACGATGATCACGGCGCCTGTGGGCGTCAAGCTGGCCCATGCGATGGACCCGAAACCTCTGAAGCGGATCTTTGCGGTGTTCCTGACGCTGGTGGCGTTGAACATGTTGCGCAAGACGCTCTGGGGGTAGAAAATCTTTGTTGAAGTGCCCCTTTTTGCGGCGTGCGTCTCCAAACACCACGTGGCGATAAGGGGCTTGGCACGCAACCGGCTGATGCGGTGCGGTCTGAAGAGGCGAAAGATGAGTATTTTGGGAAAAATGAAGAGCAGGCCCTTCGTCAGAACATCGCGCGTCGATCAGCTTTGCTTGAGACGGGCGGCACGGCCACCGCGGCGTTGCTGCAGACGCGTGCCGCGTGACGGCAGGTCGGCCATGATTGTGCGGCGCGCTTCGGGGCTAAGGCGTGACCAACAGGTTATTTCCTCGCCGGTCCGGTGACAGCCGATGCAAATACGTGCTTCGGGGTGGATGACGCAGATATTGACGCAGGGACTTTCGATTTCGTTACGGCTCCAGATGTCATCATTCATTTTTCATGTGTCCCAGTCGGTCCAGCAGCCCTTGCAGGATATATGAGGCGGCGACATGATCGATCACCTCGGCGCGACGCTTTCGTGACGTATCCGCCTCTAGGAGCGCGCGTTCGGCGGCGACAGTGGAGAGGCGTTCGTCCCAGAAGCTGATCGGCAGATCGGTGAGACGTGTGAGGTTGCGCGCAAATGCCCGGGTGGATTGGCAGCGCGGACCTTCGGAACCGTCCATATTGCGCGGCAGACCAAGCACGAGCCCGGTGAGGGTGCGATCCGTCACGATCTCGATCAGACGGGCGGCATCGAGCGAGAATTTGCGGCGGCGGATGGTTTCGAGAGGGGTCGCAACGGAGCGCAGCCCATCGGACACCGCGATGCCGATGGTCTTTTCCCCAAGATCGAGACCGGCCAGTGCGCCGATGGCGGGCAGGGAGGTGGCGAACTCGACAGAATCCTCGAAGATCATTCGCTCAGGCCAGCCGCCACAGCGGCGGCGCGAAGCGTGGCCATCGCGGCGGCGTCATCGCCGAGTGCCTGTTCTGCCTGAGCCAAGGCAGCCTGAGCAGCATCGCGGTTGCCAAGAGTGGATTGCGATGAAATCAGGCGCGCCCATTCTTCGGCTGTGCCACCTTCGCTGTTCAACCGTTCGGCCAGACCGTCGACCATGCCCTGGATCATTTCCTGGCGCTCTTCGGGCGACATATCGTCGGCGGCGGCCAAGTCGTCGGCGGAGGGGCCAGCGGGTGTGCCGACCGCTTCGGGTAGGCTGTAGCGCACGCCAGCGCGCCAGGCGAGTTCTTCGATCTGGGCACGGATGGCGGGCACCCAGGGCGCGTCAGGTGTGCTGTCTGACAGCAGCTGTTCCATCAGGCGAAAGGCAATGTCGGGGCGATCATTTTGAGCGTGCATGAGGGCAGTGAAATAGCGCGCGGGGGGAAAGCGAGGATCGCGTGTCAGTGTCTGTCTCAGAGCGTCTTCTGCCTCGGGTGAGACGTAGCCATCGGTGGCGCGGATCATCATTTCAGCCAGGGTTGCATAATCTGCGGCGGTGGCCGAGTCGCCCTTAATGCGGATTACCGCGGATTGCGCAGCATAGGAGGCCTTGTAGTTTCCAATCGACGCTTCGTTGCGCGCCAGAAGTTGTTGGCCCTGAAGATCATCGGGGCGGTCGGCCACGGTCTTGCGGAGTTTTTCCATCAAGTCGGCAAATCTCGGCTCCGGTGCTGTCGAGGGCTGTGTTGGGAACTGCGTTTCGGCTTCAGCCTGGGATGGGCGCTCGGCGCGCATCTGATCGGACGCTTCGATACGTGCCGTTAGGGGCGTGTCACGCGCACCGGGATTGCCCAAGAGCGGGTAGAGGAGTGCAGTGCCCCCCACAAGCCCCAGGACCACGATCGCCGATAGGGTTATGGTGGCGGTGCGGGGTTGAGAGGTGCCGACCATCGCCTTTTTCAACTGGGTATCTGCGGCCAGAATGCGGCGACCCACTTCGGCACGGATGCGCTCGGCGTCGTCCTGGGCGATGATGCCACGGGCGAGATCGCGCTCGACTTCGCTGAGTTGGTCGCGATAGACGCGCAGGTCGTATTCTGCCGGGTGCGCTTCGGCGGTCTTGGTGCGCAGGAGCGTCAGAACAAGAATGGTGGCCACAGCAATGGCCAGGGCAGCGGCAGTAATCCAGAAAACCATCGAACATCCCACTTTGTCGTCGAGTTCAGGGTCATGTAATGGCCCGCGGTCATGCATGGAAGGGCAAATGGTGAGGAACTGCACAGATGTCGCAATCGTATTGCATTATGACGGATGGAGGCGGGGTGAATTCCGGCACAGGAGGCAGTAATCTGATCAAGGGAATCCACCCATGGAATCGGGGGTCCGATGAGACGGTATTCAGCTTTTGCCGTGGCGCGAGAAGCGGCACGTTTTCACAGCGGATGGGAGCGCGCCTGGCGCTCGCCCACACCGAAGAAAAAATATGATGTCATCATCGTGGGCGCAGGCGGTCACGGGCTGGCCACGGCGTTTTATCTGGGCAAGAATTTCGGCATCACCAATGTGGCGATCATCGAAAAGGGATGGCTGGGGGGCGGCAATACCGGGCGCAATACTACAATCATTCGGTCGAATTATCTTCAAGACCCCTCGGCCGCGATCTATGAGAAAGCGCGCTCGCTCTATGAGACGATGTCGCAGGATCTGAACTATAACGTGATGTTCAGCCCGCGTGGGGTGCTGATGCTGGCTCAGACCGAACATGAGGTGCGCGGCTACAAGCGCACAGCGCATGCCAATATGCTGCAAGGGGTCGTGACCGAGTTTGTCGGGCCTGAGCGGGTGAAGGAGATCGTGCCGATCATTTCGATTGATGGGCCGCGCTATCCGGTTCTGGGCGCGCTCTGGCAGGCGCGTGGTGGTACCGGGCGGCATGACGCCGTGGCCTGGGGCTATGCGCGGGCATGTTCGGACATGGGCATGGATATTATTCAGCAATGCGAAGTCACCGGCGTGCGCCGTGAGGGTCACAAGGTGGTTGGCGTTGATACCACCAAGGGCGCGATTGATTGCGACAAGCTGGCCATGGTTGTGGCGGGTCACGCCGGGGTTCTGGCCGAGAAGGCAGGGTTTCGCCTGCCGCTTGAATCCGTGGCGTTGCAGGCTCTGGTGAGTGAGCCGATCAAGCCCTGCATGGACGTGGTGGTAATGGCCAACACGGTGCATGGCTATATGAGCCAGTCGGACAAGGGTGAGATGGTGATCGGTGGCGGCACGGATGGCTATAACAACTATACCCAGCGAGGCAGTTTTCATCATGTCGAGGAAACGGTGCGCGCGTTGGTTGAGACTTTCCCGATGATCAGCCGTCTCAAGATGCTGCGCCAATGGGGTGGGATTGTTGATGTAACTGGGGACCGCTCACCGATCCTGTCGAAAGCGCCGGTGGATGGCGTATTCATCAACTGTGGATGGGGCACGGGCGGGTTCAAGGCGATTCCCGGCTCGGGCTGGGGCTTTGCTGAGCTGATTGCCAAGGGGCAGTCACCGCTCTGCGACGCATTTGGGTTGAACCGGTTCCACGAGGGACGGTTTATCGATGAAAGCGTTGCGGCGGGAGTGGCGCATTGAACGCGGTGTTGGGTGATGTGGCCAAGATGGATCGCTTCAGGAATACGCCTATGAAAGTTGAAGAAACTCATTATTCGGCAGGGCTTGGCCGATTGCAGGTGCAGAAAAGCGCGGGTTTCAGCGTGGATCGACCGGGGATTTCCGCTCATATTGGACGGACGGGGCGGGGTGGCGCAGCATGGGTGTGTTCTCGAAAGGAGGATACACCATGTCAAACTTCGACTATGAAACCAACGCCCGGAAACCCGAAATGGGCGGCACGTCAGGCGGCCTCGGGCTATTGCTTTTGCTGCTTGTCGTTATCGGGCTTCTGGCGCTGTTCAGCTTCTTTGGGGGCGGCGGCGCGCCGGATGTCTCGGGGCAAACAGGTGCGCCGGTCGCACCCGCAACGGCGGTCGACTAACCCCGGATCAATCCACAATCACATGCTTTCAGGCGGGTGCCATTTGGCGCCTGCCCATTTTTTGTGCCTGAATACCCGCGAGGGTGTTCATGGGAAGTCCAATCAGAGGAGCATCTTGTCATGCTGATCCTTGACTGCCCCTGCTGTGGGGTGACAGCGGAAGAAACCGAATTTCATGCGGGTGGCGAAGCGCATATCAAGCGGTTTGGGCCGGGATCTTCGGATGAGGATTTCCATGATTACCTGTTTGCCAAGGAAAACCCCAAGGGTGTGCATTTCGAGCGTTGGCGGCACGTGAATGGCTGTGGCAAGTGGTTCCATCTTGCGCGCTGCACCGCGACGCTGGAGGTGTTTGGGGCTTATAGCGCGCAGACCTTCGAGCCGCCTAAAGAGTTACGCGACAAGATTTCGGCCAAACGTCCGGGATGGTCATGGAGGGAGTTCGCATGAGCACACGCCTTGCCACGGGTGGGCGGCTGATTGACCGCTCGAAACAGGTTTCTTTCCGTTTTAACGGCAAGCAGATGGTCGGGTATGAGGGTGATACCCTGGCGGCGGCTTTGCTCGCCAATGACCAGATGATGATGGGCCGGTCGTTCAAATACCACCGCCCGCGTGGCGTGGTGGCGAGCGGGGCCGAAGAGCCCAATGCGCTGGTCAATCTGGGTGAGGGCGGTCGATTTGAGCCGAACCAGCGCGCAACGACCACCGAGATATTCGATGGGCTGACCGCCACGAGCCAGAACCATTGGCCGAGCCTGGAGTTTGATGTGGGCGCAATCAACAACGCGGTCGCGCGCTTCCTTCCTGCGGGGTTTTACTACAAGACCTTCATGTTTCCGCGGTTTGCCTGGAAACATCTTTACGAGCCGATCGTGCGGCATTCGGCGGGGCTGGGCCGGGTGCCCAAAGAGCGCGATGTCGATACCTATGAGCATTACTACGCATTCTTTGACGTGGTGGTGATCGGCGGTGGTGTGGCCGGGTTGCAGGCCGCGAAGTTGGCCGGGCGGGCCGGGGCCAAAGTGCTGTTGATGGAGCAGACTGCGCATTGGGGCGGGCGCGCGCCGGTGGATGGCGGCAAGGTTGACCATGCGCCTGTGGAGAAGTTTGTGGAGGGAATTGTTTCAGAGCTGAAAACAATGCCCAACGTGACGCTGCGCAACCGGATGATGGGGGCAGGAGTTTATGACCATGGCTATGTGCTGGGTTATGAGCGGTTGCGCGATCATTGCCCCGAGGAGGCCGGGCCGAGGCATCGGCTTTGGCGGATCAGGGCGGGGCGGATCATCACCGCCACCGGCGCCATCGAGCGCCCGCTGAGCTTTGCCGGGAATGATATTCCTGGCGTGATGCTGGCCGGTGCATTGCGCGATTATATTGTCGATTACGGTATTAGCCCGGGCGACCGTGTGGTGGTTGTTACCAACAATGACGACGCCTATCGCACTGCGATTGCCGTTAAAAATGCCGGTTTGGCTGTGCCGGTCGTGATTGATGCCCGCAACAATGGTGGCGGGGCGTTGGCCGATATGGCGCGCGACTTGGGTGTTCGCGTCGAATGCGGCAAGGCAATTTCCAAGGTGCTGGGCAACAAGCGCGTGACCGGTGTGGCAATCTGTTCGCAGGCCGGCGAAGGCGCGGTGGAAGAGGAAATTGCCTGTGACGTGGTGGCGATGTCGGGCGGATGGTCGCCAGTGGTGCATCTGTGGTCACATTGCGGTGGCAAGCTGAGGTGGGACGAGCAACAGGCGAATTTCCGCCCGGATGGGGATAAGCCGCCGCTGGGAGCGGATGGCGCCGGGTTCGTTCTGGCCGCAGGGGCTGCCAATGGCGAGATGTCGCTGGGGGCGATCCTTGCCGATGCAAGCCAGGCGGGGGAACGGGCCGCGGCGCAGACAGGGCATAAGTCGAAGCGCGCTGCTACACCTCAGGCGGAGAGAAGTGACGAGGCTCCCATGGAACCTGTCTGGTTGATGCCACATGGGGCAGGACCCAAGCTGCGCGCCAAGGCCTGGCTGGATTATCAGAACGATGTGAAGGTCAGTGATGTGCAACTGGCAGCGCGCGAAGGGTATGAGAGCGTCGAACACACCAAGCGGTATACGACGCTGGGCATGGCGACGGATCAAGGGAAGCTGAGTAATGTCAATGGATTGGCCACGTTGGCCGGGGCATTGAATGCGCCGATCCCAGCGGTCGGCACCACCACTTTCCGCCCTCCCTATACGCCGATCTCGTTTGGCGCGATTGCCGGCGAGGCGCGCGCCGAAACCTTCCAGCCGCTCAGACGCACGCCGATGCATGACTGGCATGTGGAGGCCGGGGCGCATTGGGAGCCGGTGGGCCAATGGCGACGGCCTTATTGCTATCCCAAAACCGGGGAAAGCCATGGCGACGCAGTGAGCCGGGAAATCAATCAGACCCGGTCGAGTCTCGGGCTGCTTGATGCTTCGACGCTGGGTAAGCTGATCGTAAAGGGGCCGGATGCGGGCAAGTTTCTCGACATGCTCTACACCAATATGATGAGCACGTTGAAACCGGGCAAATGCCGCTATGGGCTGATGTGCAGTGAAAACGGCTTTCTGATGGATGACGGCGTGGTGGCGCGGCTGGATGAGGATACCTTCCTGTGCCACACCACAACGGGGGGCGCTGAACGTATTCACGGCCATATGGAAGAATGGTTGCAAACCGAGTGGTGGGATTGGCAAGTCTATGTCGCCAACGTGACCGAGCAATGGGCGCAGATCGCGGTGGTCGGTCCAAATGCCCGGAAAGTCTTGGAAAAGCTGAGCGAGGATGATTTGAGCGCCGAGGCGTTGCCTTTCATGACCTGGAAGGATGTGACGCTAAGCCGCGTCAAGGCGAGAGCATTCAGGATTTCGTTCTCTGGTGAGTTGAGCTACGAAATTGCCGTGCCCGCCAGCCATGGTCGCGCCATTTGGGACAAGTTGCTGGCGGCCGGTAATGAGTTTGGCGTGACACCTTATGGAACGGAGGCCCTGCATGTGATGCGGGCTGAGAAGGGTTTTATAATGATCGGGGATGAAACCGATGGCACTGTGATCCCACAGGATCTCGGGCTGCACTGGGCGCTGTCGAAGAAAAAAGACGACTATCTCGGGAAACGCGCACAAACACGCAGTCACATGGCCGACCCTGACCGTTGGAAGCTTGTCGGACTTGAAACGTTGGATGGTGCGGTTCTGCCTGATGGGGCCTATGCGGTGGGGGCAGGTGAAAACCTCAACGGTCAGCGCAATGTGCAGGGTCGCGTTACCTCGACCTATTACAGTCCAACGTTGGACAAGGGCATCGCAATGGGGCTGGTGTTGCATGGGCCTGATCGCATGGGTGAGGTTCTGAGTTTCCCTGGCACCGACGGGACGACCTATGAGGCGCGGATTGTTGATCCGGTGTTTTATGACAAGGAAGGGGAGAAGCAGAATGTCTGAGGTTGTCAGTGCGCTGCCCGGGGCCCGGTTTGACGGGATTGCCCTTGTTGAGGAGGCTGGGCCGGTGGGGATGATCACCATTCGCGGCAGGTTAAGCGATAAGGGTTTCGCGAAGGTCTTGAAAAAACAGTGTGGTCTAGCCGTGCCGGGGCAACGCAAAGTGGTGCAGGGTGGCGGCAAGACGTTGATCTGGATGTCACCGGACGAGCTTTTGTTGGTTCTGCCGTATGACGCGGCAGATACGGAGATTGCAGCGCTAAACGAGGCGCTGAGCGGGACGCATACATTGGCGGTCAACGTATCGGATGCGCGCGCAGTTTTTGACGTAAGCGGCGCGCAGGCGCGTGATGTGCTGGCCAAGCTGTTTCCCGTGGATCTCTCGACGGACGCGTTTGGGATGGGCATGATCCGACGCTCGCGCATGGCGCAGGTTCCGGCGGCTTTGTGGATGGAAGGTGCAGACCGGTTCCGCGTTGTCTGTTTCCGTTCCGTCGCGCAATACGCCTTTGATGTTCTGAGCGTAGCCGCCGCGCCGGGCAGCGAGGTGGGCTTGCACGCTTGAGTGTAACCTGTCGGTGCATGGATACTCGGTGGGCCGTCCAGTAAAGGACAGGCCTTGGGATAGATTGCTGTCAGCGGTAAACCTTGAGTGTTTTACCCGGAAATCTGCGCGGCCCTCTTGACCTTTCACCGGGTTGTCCCCCACATGAGGTTAATAGATTAACATGAACAAGAAGGGGCTGACCCATGGCTTTCGAACTTCCTGATCTTCCTTACGCGCATGACGCACTGGCCGCAGATGGCATGAGCGCCGAGACGATGGAGTATCACCACGACCTGCACCACAAGGCCTATGTCGACAACGGCAACAAGCTGATTGAAGGCACGGAATGGGCGGGCAAGAGCCTCGAAGAAATCATCACCGGCACTTATGACAAGGGTGCGGTGGCGCAAAGCGGGATTTTCAACAACATCAGCCAGCTTTGGAACCACAACCAGTTCTGGGAGATGATGGGACCGGGCGCGAGCAAGATGCCGGGTGAGTTGGACAAGGCAATTACCGAGAGCTTCGGTTCTGTCGATGAATTCAAATCGCAATTTGCTGCTGCGGGTGCCGGGCAGTTCGGTTCTGGCTGGTGCTGGTTGGTGAAAGACACGGATGGCAGCCTGAAGGTGACCAAGACAGAGAATGGCGTTAACCCGCTCTGCTTTGGGCAAACCGCGCTTCTGGGTTGTGACGTGTGGGAGCATTCCTATTACATCGACTTCCGCAACAAGCGTCCGGCTTATCTGGATAACTTCCTCAACAAGCTGGTGAACTGGGAAAACGTGGCTTCGCGCCTCTGAGCCTTTCCGCAAACCAAAAAAGAGTTTCTGCGCCCTCCGATACTCATCGGGGGGCGTTTTCTTTTGACGCACTTGGAACATCACCGGCGGGCGCTGCGTTTGTTCGTTAAGCTGCTTTGAAAGGAGAGATATCATGGCAGAACGAAAACGTTCCAAGGACAAGAGCCGCGATAGCGAGAAGATTCTGGGCGATCAAACAGCGATCAGCCAGCAAGGCAGGTCGGGTGGCGACTTGGCGCGCAAAGTTGCGACGCGAGACGAGGAAAAACGATCGAATGAGCGTCCGGCAGGCGTAACGCGTGTCACGAAGCAAGATGAGATTGATACAGGCACAGATCGGAAAGGCGAATGAATGGCTATTTTGACAAAAGGCACTTGGGTGTTGATCGCCAACAGCGAAAAGGCGCTTTTCTTGCGCAATGACCTTGATGCGCAAGATCCCGATTTGAACGTTGTTCGCAAAGACGAACAGGATAATCCATCTGACAGGGAGCAATCCGCCAACCGGCCCGGGCGCAAGCCTGATACCGGGGTCAATCAGTTCTCGGCGATGGATGACACCGATTGGCACGAGTTGGCCAAGGAACGTTTTGCAAACGATCTTGCCGCCCGGCTCTATGAGTTTGCGCATAAGGGCGCGTTTGATCGCATTGTGTTGGTAGCAGGACCCAACGTGCTTGGCGCGTTGCGCAAGGAATTGCACAAAGAGGTGCAGGATCGGGTGGTTGCGGAGCTCGACAAGGATCTGACGAACCACCCGCTCGACAAGGTTGAGGAAATGCTCAAGGAAGAGCTGGATCCGGCGCTTTGAAGTCTGGGGCCACAGCTGTCAGGTTAAGGTTTCGTGCAATTTTTCTATCAGGCTTTCCACGCTAGGCGCGACGTGAATGAAACTCTTTAGGGAGCTTTCTGCGAAACCTTCATCGATGACATGATCCAGCAGCTTGATGAGGGGCTCCCAGTAATCTTCTGTGTTCAATAGGAAAATGGGTTTGGCGTGCAATCCGAGTTGTCGCCAAGTGAGCGCTTCGAAGAATTCATCAAGCGAGCCGGCACCACCAGGCAGCATGACGATGGCGTCGGAATTCATGAACATCACCTTCTTGCGCTCGTGCATGTTCTCGGTGATGACAAATTGCGTCAGGTCGCGCTTGCCGACCTCAAGCTGCATCAGATGCACCGGAATGACGCCGAAGGTTTTGCCGCCCGCCAATTGAGCTGAACGCGCCACGGCACCCATCAGCCCGATATCGCCTGCGCCATAGACCAGCCGCCAACCTTCACCTGCAAGTGCCGTTCCCAGGCGCGTGGCTGTCTCCATATAGGAGGGGCGTGCACCGGCGCGCGAGCCGCAGTAGACGCAGATGGAAGGCTGGCTGGGTGATGCGGTCATCGTGTTAAAGCTCCCGAGGGGCAAGAGAG is a window of Rhodobacteraceae bacterium LMO-JJ12 DNA encoding:
- a CDS encoding TIGR00730 family Rossman fold protein — its product is MTASPSQPSICVYCGSRAGARPSYMETATRLGTALAGEGWRLVYGAGDIGLMGAVARSAQLAGGKTFGVIPVHLMQLEVGKRDLTQFVITENMHERKKVMFMNSDAIVMLPGGAGSLDEFFEALTWRQLGLHAKPIFLLNTEDYWEPLIKLLDHVIDEGFAESSLKSFIHVAPSVESLIEKLHETLT